GGAAATGGAGCAGCACCAGCAGAACAGCCCGGCCAAGCTGGCGTACAAGGAGCTTCAGCGCCACCGCACCAAAGGGCTGAAACTGAACATCGCCAAGGTGAAAAGCATCAAGCGCCTGCTGCATAAGCCGGGGCGCAAAACGATGAAGCAGATCGCCGAACAGTTTTCCATCAGCGAAATGCAGTTGTACCGGATCAAGAGCGGCGAAAACTGGAGCCACGTAACATTGGATTAACGCCTGAGTCATCAGGAATGGTCATATTTTTTGATGTTGTCTGACGAAGGCCCCCTTCACCGGGGGCCTTCTCATTTTCAGGAGGGTTTGCAGGAACGGGGGTTTTACCGTACCTTACTCTTCCAAATCAGTAGACTATGTCAGGCAAGAAAATCGCCATCATCGGCGGCGGCAACCTCGGGTCCGCCATCGCGGAAGGCCTCCTTAAAAGCGGTTTCTCCAAAGCGGGAGAAATCACCGTCACCAAGCGCAACGTCGCTACCCTGGCCGCATTGCGCGAGCAGGGCGTTCATGTTGAATCCGATAACGCAAAAGCCATCCGCGAAGCAGACGTGGTGGTAGTGGCCCTCAAACCATACAACGTTAAAGAAGTCCTCACCGAACTCCGCGCCAGCTTCGACGCCGAAAAACAACTCCTTATCTCGGTAGTTACCGGCGTCCTCCTCGATGACCTCGAAAAAATCACCCTCCCCGGCCTGCCCATCTTCCGGGCCATGCCCAACACCGCCATCGCCATACAGGAATCCATCACCTGCATCTGCGGCCGCAACGTCACCGAAGAACAAACCGCTTTCGTGAAGGAAATGTTCGACCAGCTGGGCGTTACCGTCGCCATCGACGAAAAGCTCATGGACGCCGCCACCGTGCTCGGCGCCTGCGGCATCGCCTACGCCCTCCGTTTCATCCGCGCATCCATCCAGGGCGGTATCGAAATCGGGTTCGACGCCGCCACCGCCAACCTCATCGCCGCCCAAACCGTTAAAGGCGCCGCCGAACTGCTCATCAAAGGCAACCGCCACCCGGAAGCCGAAATCGATAAGGTGACCACCCCCAAAGGCTGCACCATCGCCGGACTCAACGAAATGGAACACCAGGGCTTCAGCTCCTCCCTCATCAAAGGCATCACCAGCTCCTATAACAAAATCATCAAAGGATAATTTCCTCCCACATACTTGCACCAAAAACGAAAGGCCGGGATAAGAATATCCCGGCCATTTAGTTAAACCTACAACTGTTATACTGTTTGTAACACTATTATCACTTATGCAAGTATTTTATCAGTTCATCATGGAGGCGGACTGCAAATCCCGCGCTTCCATTTCCGTTTCCGTAGGCGCCACCATCCGCTGGCGGATGTAACGCTTCTTGGAAATACGTCCCATGCCAAACTTCGCCATCACCTTGTCTACCACATAGTAGATCACCGGCACCACGATCAGCGTGAGGAACATCGAGGT
Above is a genomic segment from Chitinophaga pollutisoli containing:
- the proC gene encoding pyrroline-5-carboxylate reductase produces the protein MSGKKIAIIGGGNLGSAIAEGLLKSGFSKAGEITVTKRNVATLAALREQGVHVESDNAKAIREADVVVVALKPYNVKEVLTELRASFDAEKQLLISVVTGVLLDDLEKITLPGLPIFRAMPNTAIAIQESITCICGRNVTEEQTAFVKEMFDQLGVTVAIDEKLMDAATVLGACGIAYALRFIRASIQGGIEIGFDAATANLIAAQTVKGAAELLIKGNRHPEAEIDKVTTPKGCTIAGLNEMEHQGFSSSLIKGITSSYNKIIKG